Proteins co-encoded in one Malus domestica chromosome 09, GDT2T_hap1 genomic window:
- the LOC103411709 gene encoding E3 ubiquitin-protein ligase RSL1-like: MAQVNATASGDLNLNVDDFYFSALFDDETYDESEPVSDSKYAQELQFQEALMSSSAITSQSTHNDGSSSVSSSATIQATQAIQSHPIHEILLPIQDTLESGESSSSQPSTQTLCGICVEMKEADEMFRNEGCVHSFCSDCITKHVASKIQANIHVVSCPGLDCRAVLELDACMPMLPKEVIERWNDALCEAMVLGAPRLYCPFSDCSTVLMIDNEGEEAVRESECPICHRLFCARCQVPWHPGVDCEEYRRLNEDERGRADLMVKELAKQKKWKRCPRCKYYVEKTQGCLHITCRCQFQFCYGCGAEWTSTHGVCPRD, from the exons ATGGCACAAGTGAACGCAACCGCGTCTGGTGATCTTAATCTGAATGTAGATGATTTCTACTTTTCCGCACTCTTTGATGATGAAACTTATGACGAGTCTGAGCCAGTTTCAGATTCCAAGTATGCACAAGAGTTGCAGTTCCAAGAGGCTCTAATGTCCTCTTCTGCAATCACCTCCCAATCGACGCACAATGACGGTTCCTCTTCCGTTTCATCATCGGCAACAATCCAAGCAACCCAAGCAATCCAATCCCATCCAATCCATGAAATCCTATTACCAATTCAGGACACGCTTGAGTCCGGCGAATCGTCGTCATCACAACCATCAACACAAACCCTTTGTGGGATTTGTGTTGAGATGAAAGAGGCTGACGAGATGTTTCGAAATGAGGGCTGCGTTCACTCCTTCTGCTCTGATTGCATAACCAAGCATGTCGCATCCAAAATCCAAGCAAACATTCACGTAGTTTCGTGCCCCGGCTTGGACTGCAGGGCTGTGCTGGAACTTGATGCTTGTATGCCAATGCTTCCCAAAGAAGTCATAGAAAGGTGGAATGATGCCCTTTGTGAAGCTATGGTTTTAGGGGCACCAAGACTCTACTGTCCTTTCAGCGATTGCTCAACGGTTTTGATGATCGACAACGAAGGTGAGGAGGCTGTAAGAGAGTCCGAGTGTCCCATTTGCCATAGACTGTTCTGTGCACGATGTCAAGTCCCTTGGCATCCAGGAGTTGATTGTGAGGAGTATCGGAGGCTTAACGAGGACGAGCGAGGGAGGGCGGATCTTATGGTTAAGGAACTTGCAAAGCAGAAGAAGTGGAAGCGGTGCCCTAGGTGCAAATATTATGTGGAGAAGACTCAAGGTTGTTTGCATATTACTTGCAG GTGCCAATTCCAGTTCTGCTATGGATGTGGAGCAGAATGGACCAGTACTCATGGTGTTTGCCCGAGAGATTAA